TTCACCTGGGAATGCTGGCCACTGGTTCTGGCCGCTCTCATTCTGGCCGGTCTTGCGTTGCGTGGGGTCCGACTTACACCGGACGGCGTTGCCTGTGTAGTCGCTGCGATCAATGCGGCCGCATTTTGCTTTGCTGCAACAGCGGATAGTTCTTTGCTTCCTTGCGTTGTCGTTGCTTTCGTCCCAACAATTCTTACGTGTTGTGGAGTGCTACTTACGCGCGGTTCTGCTGTTACGTTTGTGCTCGCGACGACGTGCTGTTTAGGCGTATGCTTCTGGAGTTTGTTGGTGGTCGGGGCGGTCTACGCGGAGTGGGTCGCGCCACCGGAACACTCGCAAATGTATGATGCCGTTACTTGGGGGTGGTTCTGCCAATTCCCGCCGGCCGTTCTCGCACTGCTCCTGGGATTCTTCACGCACCTTTCCCGATTGGGGCGTGGTGAGTCTGGAGCTTGAGTTCACACATCCCATCGCTTACGCTTTGGACTCGCCGCGTTTACTCCTCACTTCCGGTGTTGCCGTGCGCCTCTCCTTTGCCTTGTGCCTTCTTTGCCTCTACAGTTCGTCACCTCTTCGGGCCGCTGACAAACCCAATGTCGTACTGATCGTGATCGACGATTTGGGGCCGCGCGACCTCGGGTGCTACGGGAGCACGTTCTACAAGACGCCGAACATCGACCGCGCGGCGAAGGAGGGCGTGCGCTTCACGGATGCTTACGCCGCATGTCCGGTGTGCTCACCGACGCGGGCCAGCATCCTGACTGGGAGGTACCCGCAGCGCGCGGGTATCACCGATTGGATTCCGGGGCGCAAAGACGCGCCGGACCAGCGTCTCAATCGCCCCGAAATCCGGAACGAACTGCCGCTCGAAGAAACTACGATCGCGAAGATGCTTCAGCAGAACGGGTACGCCACTGCGCTCATCGGGAAGTGGCACCTCGGCGGGAAGGGGTTCGAGCCCGAAAAGCACGGCTTCGATGTGAACATTGCCGGCGACGAGACCGGCACCCCGCGCAGCTACTTCGCCCCCTTTGAGAACAAACTCGGCAAGATGCCGGGGCTGGAAAACGCGAAGGAGGGTGAGTACCTCACGGACCGGCTCGCGGCCGAGGCCGAAGGGTTCATCGAGAACCACAAGGACAAACCGTTCTTCCTCTACCTGCCGCACTACGGGGTTCACACGCCGCTCAAAGCGCCGCAAGCGCTGGTTGACAAATACAAGGGCGCGCCGGCGCACGGCAAGCAGAGTAATCCCGTGTATGCGGCAATGGTCGAGAGCATGGACGCGGCCGTCGGGCGCGTGCTGAAGAAGCTCGACGACCTCAAGCTCTCCGACAACACGCTCGTCATCTTCACGAGCGACAACGGCGGACTGGCGACGCTCGAAGGGATGCCGTTCGCGCCGACCATCAACTCCCC
This region of Gemmata massiliana genomic DNA includes:
- a CDS encoding sulfatase-like hydrolase/transferase encodes the protein MRLSFALCLLCLYSSSPLRAADKPNVVLIVIDDLGPRDLGCYGSTFYKTPNIDRAAKEGVRFTDAYAACPVCSPTRASILTGRYPQRAGITDWIPGRKDAPDQRLNRPEIRNELPLEETTIAKMLQQNGYATALIGKWHLGGKGFEPEKHGFDVNIAGDETGTPRSYFAPFENKLGKMPGLENAKEGEYLTDRLAAEAEGFIENHKDKPFFLYLPHYGVHTPLKAPQALVDKYKGAPAHGKQSNPVYAAMVESMDAAVGRVLKKLDDLKLSDNTLVIFTSDNGGLATLEGMPFAPTINSPLREGKGYLYEGGVRVPLVVKWPGKVKPGTMDQVACSIDFFDTILEATGTKKPANLKTDGVSLLRTITSGEPLTSRAIYWHYPHYANQGGRPGGAVRSGDYKLVEYYEDGRRELFDVRKDLSESRNLVNDAPATMKELAAALDSWRKEVGAKMPTPNPDYRPNPPDKDGVITMPARTAIVKGVMLRFEPLPHKNTLGFWVNKDDSAVFDFTVEKSGAFAVEVLQGCGKGSGGAEVELAVGDEKVVFTVKDTGGFQNFETRAVGTIQIEMAGRYTMTVRAKTKPGVAVMDLRQIVLRPAK